From the genome of Sporosarcina sp. 6E9, one region includes:
- a CDS encoding Na+/H+ antiporter subunit A gives MLTILMAILIPFIAAIFIPFIYKFIPRINIGWFVLVVPIILFIGLVRYVPSVAAGKTYIKTISWIPSAGINFTTYLDGLSLIFALLITGVGSLVILYSIYYLSDRESLGHFYVYLLMFMGSMLGVVFSDNMMVLYVFWELTSISSFLLIAFWYHRKQSRYGAQKSLLITVTGGLAMLIGFVMLYAMTGSFSIRENIAAIGEFTSHPLFIPALVLVLLGAFTKSAQFPFHIWLPDAMEAPTPVSAYLHSATMVKAGIYIVARFTPIFGGEEVWFYAVSGIGLLTLFWGSLNAIRQTDLKALLAYSTISQLGLVMSLFGLGSVALHTGASSNSVLYTQATFAALFHLINHSTFKGALFMVVGIVDHNVGTRDVRRLGGLMSLMPVTFSIALIGSFSMAGLPPFNGFLSKEMFFEAMLMMRNVDVMSVGSWGTIFPIVAWIASIFTFVYSMIIVFQTFFGEHQPDRLDRKAHEASKGMLIAPSVLAVLVVGIFFFPNIIGNYLLRPAMAAIYPTFSGVNQLTPHISAWHGLKNNMPLFMTIGVVIIGYLLYITLHRWRSLYSVGPMLWNLDTLYNWSLKQMESSSTALTDYYMSGHLRDYLTYIFGFFLLAIGGSLVLFGGLSFDVSNDAPILINEVILVLVMAIAAISIIFVPSRVTAILLNGVLGYSIALFFVIFRAPDLALTQIVVETVTTALFLLCFHFLPELKRETSVRSSKIFNGIIAISAGVIVTVIALSVQGNKLFDSVSIYFENAYELTGGKNIVNTILGDFRAFDTMLEVVVLFIAGIGVYTLIKLKARKGERDVED, from the coding sequence TTGTTAACAATATTGATGGCAATACTTATACCCTTTATTGCTGCTATCTTCATTCCATTCATCTATAAATTCATCCCACGTATTAATATTGGTTGGTTCGTACTTGTTGTTCCTATTATCCTATTTATAGGGTTGGTCAGATACGTCCCCTCTGTTGCCGCAGGAAAAACATACATAAAAACAATTTCTTGGATTCCTTCCGCAGGTATTAATTTCACTACATATTTGGATGGTCTTAGTTTAATATTCGCGCTCTTAATAACGGGAGTGGGAAGTCTTGTAATTTTATATTCGATTTATTATTTATCCGATAGAGAGTCTTTGGGGCATTTCTATGTGTATTTACTCATGTTCATGGGCTCGATGCTCGGCGTAGTATTTTCGGATAATATGATGGTCCTCTATGTCTTTTGGGAATTAACGAGCATTTCGTCATTCTTACTCATCGCATTTTGGTACCACCGAAAACAATCTAGATACGGCGCTCAAAAGTCCTTACTCATTACTGTTACAGGTGGATTGGCAATGCTTATCGGGTTTGTCATGTTGTATGCGATGACTGGATCTTTCAGTATTAGAGAAAACATTGCAGCGATAGGAGAATTTACGAGTCACCCATTATTTATTCCTGCATTAGTACTTGTTTTACTTGGTGCGTTTACAAAATCCGCACAATTTCCTTTCCATATCTGGTTGCCTGACGCGATGGAAGCGCCGACACCAGTTAGTGCGTATTTACACTCAGCAACAATGGTAAAGGCGGGCATCTATATAGTCGCACGATTTACACCCATATTCGGCGGTGAAGAAGTGTGGTTTTATGCCGTCAGTGGAATCGGACTGCTCACGCTGTTTTGGGGTTCATTAAACGCAATCAGACAAACCGATCTAAAAGCGTTATTAGCCTATTCGACAATTAGTCAACTCGGGTTAGTGATGAGTTTGTTTGGATTAGGATCTGTGGCGCTTCATACGGGCGCATCCTCGAATTCCGTGCTATATACGCAAGCCACTTTCGCCGCTTTATTTCATCTGATTAACCATTCAACGTTCAAAGGTGCGCTTTTCATGGTCGTCGGAATTGTTGACCATAACGTCGGGACACGTGACGTTCGAAGGCTCGGCGGACTTATGTCTTTAATGCCTGTGACATTTTCAATCGCGCTTATCGGTAGCTTCTCAATGGCAGGGTTGCCGCCATTTAATGGTTTCTTAAGTAAAGAAATGTTTTTTGAAGCGATGTTAATGATGCGTAATGTAGATGTTATGTCTGTCGGTTCATGGGGAACCATTTTCCCGATTGTTGCGTGGATCGCGAGCATTTTTACGTTTGTCTACAGTATGATCATTGTTTTCCAAACGTTTTTCGGTGAACATCAGCCGGATAGGCTAGATAGAAAAGCACATGAAGCTTCTAAGGGAATGCTGATCGCACCTTCTGTTTTAGCTGTACTTGTCGTTGGCATTTTCTTTTTCCCGAATATCATCGGAAATTATTTATTGCGACCTGCAATGGCTGCAATCTATCCAACATTTTCGGGTGTTAATCAGTTAACACCCCATATTAGTGCCTGGCATGGTTTGAAAAATAATATGCCATTGTTCATGACAATCGGCGTTGTGATTATCGGATATTTATTGTACATTACCTTGCATCGTTGGCGTTCGCTGTATTCAGTGGGGCCGATGCTTTGGAATTTGGACACGCTTTATAATTGGTCACTGAAGCAAATGGAAAGTAGCTCAACCGCACTAACGGATTATTATATGTCAGGGCATCTTCGTGACTATCTTACATATATATTCGGATTCTTCCTTCTTGCGATAGGTGGAAGTCTCGTGTTATTCGGCGGATTATCATTTGATGTGTCCAACGATGCACCCATTTTGATCAATGAAGTGATTCTTGTATTAGTCATGGCAATCGCTGCGATTAGCATCATCTTTGTTCCATCGCGCGTCACCGCCATTTTATTGAACGGCGTTTTGGGCTATTCAATTGCCTTGTTTTTCGTAATATTCCGCGCGCCTGATCTGGCTTTGACGCAAATTGTCGTCGAAACAGTGACGACTGCCTTATTCCTGTTATGTTTTCATTTCTTACCGGAATTAAAACGAGAAACATCGGTTCGCTCATCAAAAATCTTCAATGGAATTATCGCAATTTCTGCAGGAGTGATTGTCACGGTAATTGCACTTTCGGTTCAGGGCAATAAACTTTTCGATTCTGTCTCGATTTACTTTGAAAATGCGTATGAGTTAACAGGCGGTAAAAATATCGTCAATACGATTTTAGGGGATTTCCGTGCTTTTGATACGATGCTGGAAGTCGTCGTTCTTTTCATCGCTGGAATTGGTGTGTATACATTGATTAAACTCAAGGCGAGAAAGGGGGAACGAGACGTTGAAGACTAA
- a CDS encoding universal stress protein: MGKVKGRMDEAILVCVYYGPNGERLIRRGHKMASIMDCPIYILTVDPLPFDEFDAEKSDYVERWQALAEELDIEEFIIRDNEKRPSAKVIAEVAHEHNITQIIIGQTAQSRWEEITKGSFMNVLLREITFVDFHVVSVDRSIKDEIEGMFEKGVRAYLVKEGEGYRVKFTLSKDACHKGIFFKEIGTDFNNGIFKFFSNHKMCQVHITDDHVANPDLIQENKKKI; encoded by the coding sequence ATGGGCAAGGTAAAAGGTCGTATGGACGAGGCTATACTCGTTTGTGTCTACTACGGTCCAAATGGTGAACGTCTCATTAGACGAGGACATAAAATGGCAAGTATCATGGATTGTCCGATTTATATTTTAACCGTGGATCCGCTTCCTTTCGACGAGTTTGATGCTGAGAAGTCTGATTACGTTGAACGCTGGCAAGCACTTGCGGAGGAATTGGATATTGAAGAATTTATTATTCGCGACAACGAAAAACGTCCGTCTGCTAAAGTGATTGCGGAAGTTGCGCATGAGCATAATATAACGCAAATTATTATTGGACAAACTGCCCAGAGCAGATGGGAAGAAATCACAAAGGGCTCCTTCATGAATGTGTTGTTGCGTGAAATTACATTTGTCGATTTCCATGTTGTTTCTGTTGATCGTTCTATAAAAGATGAGATTGAAGGGATGTTCGAGAAGGGCGTCCGTGCATATTTAGTTAAGGAAGGCGAAGGTTATCGCGTTAAGTTCACCTTATCTAAAGATGCTTGCCATAAAGGGATTTTCTTTAAGGAGATTGGCACTGATTTCAACAATGGGATTTTTAAGTTTTTCAGTAACCATAAGATGTGCCAGGTTCATATTACAGATGATCATGTTGCCAATCCTGATTTGATTCAGGAGAATAAAAAGAAAATATAA
- a CDS encoding YjjG family noncanonical pyrimidine nucleotidase — translation MKKYKTLLFDVDDTLLDFGAAEREALRSLFKEQNISLTAEMKANYKKINQELWKSFEEGKINRDEVLNTRFSILFKAYNQEVDGALLEKSYRSYLEEGKQLVDGAFELITDLQDQYDLYIVTNGVSKTQYKRLRDSGLYQLFKGVFVSEDTGFQKPMKAYFDYVFARIANFDANQALIIGDSLSADIKGGQLAEIDTCWFNPEMKPNNTNIVPTHEIQKLEELYRILLEKETRIGII, via the coding sequence TTGAAAAAATATAAAACGTTATTATTTGATGTAGATGATACATTATTGGATTTTGGAGCTGCTGAAAGAGAAGCATTACGCTCGTTATTTAAGGAACAAAACATTTCCTTGACCGCTGAAATGAAAGCCAACTATAAAAAAATAAATCAAGAACTCTGGAAGTCCTTTGAAGAAGGAAAAATAAATCGCGATGAGGTCCTGAATACTCGTTTTTCTATTTTATTCAAGGCATATAATCAAGAAGTTGATGGCGCTTTACTTGAAAAGAGCTATCGCAGCTACTTAGAAGAGGGTAAACAACTTGTGGATGGCGCATTCGAATTAATAACGGACTTACAGGATCAATATGACTTATATATTGTCACGAACGGTGTTTCCAAGACTCAGTATAAACGATTACGTGATTCAGGATTATATCAATTATTTAAAGGTGTTTTCGTGTCAGAGGACACGGGCTTTCAGAAGCCGATGAAGGCGTATTTTGATTATGTATTTGCAAGAATTGCTAATTTTGATGCAAACCAAGCATTAATCATCGGAGATTCTCTAAGTGCGGATATCAAAGGCGGACAGCTAGCTGAAATAGACACATGTTGGTTTAACCCTGAAATGAAACCCAATAACACAAATATAGTTCCAACCCATGAGATTCAAAAACTTGAGGAACTCTATCGGATTTTATTAGAAAAGGAAACTAGGATTGGTATCATATAA
- the murB gene encoding UDP-N-acetylmuramate dehydrogenase codes for MSKHQWYKDLQRKIKHGVLRIDEPLCKYTMTKLGGSADILVIPTTIDETEATVRYAYEHDIPLLLLGNGSNMVVRDGGVRGIVLHLSKLNQIKIEGTSVHAEGGANIFDVSRLSGAKSLTGFEFACGIPGSVGGAMAMNAGAYGGEIKDIIVQVTVLTKEGKRIVLSKDELELGYRQSIITKKGYYVLSADFNLQIGSQEEINAKMADLTYQRESKQPLEFPSAGSVFKRPPGYYAGKLIQDSGLQGKGFGGAEVSVKHAGFIVNKNNATATDYIQTIEMVKSEVKKNFGVDLELEVKIVGEEKETND; via the coding sequence ATGTCAAAGCATCAGTGGTATAAAGATTTACAAAGAAAAATTAAACATGGTGTACTCCGAATCGATGAACCATTATGCAAATATACGATGACGAAGCTAGGCGGTTCTGCCGATATTCTTGTCATCCCTACTACAATAGATGAAACAGAAGCCACCGTTCGCTATGCATATGAACATGATATTCCGCTACTGCTACTGGGAAATGGATCCAATATGGTTGTACGGGACGGCGGAGTCAGAGGTATCGTTCTACATTTATCAAAACTAAATCAAATCAAAATCGAAGGCACTTCAGTTCATGCGGAAGGCGGCGCGAATATATTCGATGTTTCCCGACTTTCTGGGGCAAAATCATTAACTGGATTTGAATTTGCTTGCGGCATTCCGGGATCAGTAGGCGGCGCTATGGCGATGAATGCTGGGGCGTACGGCGGGGAAATTAAAGATATTATCGTCCAAGTCACCGTGCTCACAAAGGAAGGGAAGCGTATCGTCCTTTCCAAAGATGAACTCGAACTTGGCTATCGCCAAAGCATCATTACGAAAAAAGGCTATTATGTTTTATCGGCAGACTTTAATCTCCAAATCGGCAGCCAAGAAGAAATCAACGCGAAAATGGCCGACCTAACTTACCAAAGAGAATCCAAACAACCCCTTGAATTCCCATCTGCCGGAAGTGTTTTCAAACGGCCACCTGGCTATTACGCTGGGAAACTCATTCAAGACAGCGGACTCCAAGGAAAAGGATTTGGCGGTGCAGAAGTATCCGTCAAACATGCGGGATTCATCGTCAATAAAAACAACGCAACTGCTACAGATTATATCCAAACCATCGAAATGGTGAAATCTGAAGTTAAAAAGAACTTCGGCGTAGACCTCGAACTCGAAGTGAAAATCGTCGGAGAAGAAAAAGAAACAAATGACTAA
- a CDS encoding DsbA family protein, translated as MKIEIWSDYVCPFCYIGKRRFEEALEKTGLGDNVEVVYKAYELGPNAPATSDETMAESLAEKYSISIDEAKGMTDNVVVQAESIGLKYNFDTMHPANTFNAHRLAKLAEQEGLGEEMTEQLLHAYFIESKRIGLDEVLIDVCEKVGISKERADEVIKSEAFAEEVKADITEAGQIGVQGVPFFVINRKYAISGAQPAETFAEALQKVAEEEGIR; from the coding sequence ATGAAAATTGAAATATGGTCCGATTACGTTTGTCCTTTTTGTTATATTGGCAAACGCAGATTTGAAGAAGCCTTGGAGAAAACGGGCTTAGGAGATAATGTGGAAGTTGTTTACAAAGCGTACGAACTCGGTCCAAATGCTCCGGCAACATCAGATGAAACCATGGCAGAATCCCTTGCTGAAAAATATAGTATTAGTATAGATGAAGCGAAAGGAATGACCGATAATGTTGTCGTTCAAGCGGAGTCTATTGGTCTAAAGTATAATTTTGATACGATGCATCCAGCAAACACATTCAATGCCCATCGTCTCGCAAAACTTGCAGAACAAGAGGGTCTTGGAGAAGAAATGACTGAACAATTGCTCCATGCATATTTTATTGAATCAAAAAGAATAGGATTAGACGAAGTACTCATCGACGTTTGTGAAAAGGTCGGTATTTCAAAAGAACGGGCAGATGAGGTCATTAAATCCGAGGCTTTTGCAGAAGAAGTGAAGGCAGATATTACCGAAGCAGGGCAAATAGGCGTTCAAGGCGTGCCGTTCTTCGTTATTAATCGTAAATATGCGATATCCGGGGCCCAACCCGCTGAAACTTTCGCGGAGGCGCTTCAAAAGGTTGCCGAAGAAGAGGGCATTCGATAA
- a CDS encoding FAD-dependent oxidoreductase has protein sequence MAQSLWLRTAYPRDHYPSLKEDRHCDVCIVGGGLSGIANAYFLAKEGKDVVLLEKNRILEGATGNSTGKLTVQHNLIYASLLKKFGLDGAKLYYEVNKEALHLGQSIATDDELRTADSILYSQSNFGTQELRREFDAYQEIGIPGELGRNSELPVPFDATLTLKNESQIHPVRFGQKLARLAVEAGARIFENTAVIHMDFDNKYLSTKHEHTVHFSELVLCTHYPIEALRGIQVMKLAVDRSYIVSAEADMALQGQYISVDSPKRSVRTAKVDGKTYILLSGASHPAGMKENTEAHYTRLYDDMADTFKLSRSKIGWSAQDPETPDIIPYAGIISSSMPHIYISTGYSKWGLSNSLACARIISDQIVGKKNRATPLFAPSRTGFGAFARQALKLSGLVAREFTIGHMSRREAPICTHMGCRTRWNNAEETWDCPCHGSRFRKDGTVLEGPATRPLKR, from the coding sequence ATGGCCCAATCATTATGGCTTCGAACTGCTTATCCCCGCGACCATTATCCATCACTGAAGGAAGATCGACATTGCGATGTTTGTATTGTTGGTGGTGGTTTAAGTGGAATTGCGAATGCCTATTTTCTTGCAAAGGAAGGAAAAGATGTCGTTCTTCTAGAGAAAAACCGGATTTTGGAAGGCGCCACGGGAAATTCTACAGGCAAGTTGACTGTACAACATAATCTCATTTATGCGAGTTTATTGAAAAAGTTTGGGTTGGATGGTGCAAAACTCTATTACGAAGTGAATAAAGAAGCACTTCATCTTGGACAATCCATCGCCACAGATGACGAATTAAGGACCGCAGATTCCATTCTCTATTCTCAATCGAATTTCGGAACCCAGGAACTTCGAAGAGAATTTGACGCTTATCAAGAAATCGGGATTCCCGGGGAACTCGGTAGAAATTCAGAACTTCCCGTTCCCTTTGATGCAACGCTGACTTTGAAAAACGAAAGCCAAATACATCCAGTACGATTTGGACAAAAACTAGCGCGATTGGCAGTCGAAGCCGGTGCACGAATTTTTGAAAATACGGCTGTTATCCATATGGATTTCGACAATAAATATTTATCGACTAAACATGAGCATACCGTCCATTTTAGTGAACTTGTTTTATGTACGCATTATCCCATTGAAGCGTTGCGGGGTATTCAAGTTATGAAGTTAGCGGTTGATCGTTCTTATATTGTTTCTGCAGAAGCCGATATGGCGTTACAAGGACAGTATATTTCAGTTGATTCGCCGAAAAGATCTGTTCGAACTGCGAAAGTCGATGGGAAAACTTATATTCTATTATCCGGCGCGAGCCATCCAGCGGGAATGAAAGAAAACACGGAAGCGCATTACACGCGTTTATACGATGACATGGCGGATACTTTTAAACTTTCTAGATCAAAAATCGGTTGGTCAGCGCAAGATCCCGAGACACCTGACATTATTCCCTACGCTGGAATCATTTCTTCAAGTATGCCTCATATCTATATAAGTACAGGGTACAGTAAATGGGGTCTTTCAAACTCGCTGGCTTGCGCGCGAATAATTAGCGATCAAATTGTTGGGAAAAAGAACCGTGCAACTCCACTTTTTGCACCAAGTCGTACTGGATTTGGAGCATTTGCACGCCAAGCGTTAAAATTATCGGGGCTAGTCGCAAGAGAGTTTACGATTGGCCATATGTCAAGGCGGGAAGCACCTATCTGCACACATATGGGATGCCGAACGAGATGGAATAACGCCGAGGAAACATGGGACTGTCCGTGTCATGGCTCACGCTTTAGAAAAGATGGTACCGTTCTTGAAGGCCCTGCCACAAGACCGCTAAAACGATGA
- a CDS encoding AAA family ATPase has protein sequence MTLREIRRIRWSKEDRYPFNPEVVKNFDALHLTAPVTIIAGDNGSGKTTLLEGIAAAAGSILISGEHMEMDRSFSPAFELADELKLIWSVKTGNGFFFRASDFITYTRSLANIREEARITMEEIKKRDPNSLEVLPYARTYYELRHLYGEGLDKRSHGESFLDLFQARFKPDGFYILDEPEAPLSPNRQLSLLAMLHDMANEGAKFLISTHSPILMAYPGADLYEIQDGELVNRSFDEIEHVQLTRNFLNEPGRYLRHLLD, from the coding sequence ATGACATTACGAGAAATAAGGCGTATTCGCTGGTCGAAAGAAGACCGGTATCCGTTCAATCCTGAAGTTGTTAAAAACTTTGACGCACTACATTTGACGGCACCCGTGACGATTATTGCAGGCGATAATGGAAGCGGCAAAACGACGCTTCTTGAAGGAATCGCTGCTGCTGCGGGTAGTATATTAATCAGCGGTGAGCATATGGAAATGGATCGTTCTTTTTCACCGGCATTTGAATTAGCGGACGAATTAAAACTAATTTGGTCTGTGAAAACAGGCAACGGGTTCTTCTTCAGAGCATCCGATTTCATTACATACACACGCAGTCTCGCAAACATTCGAGAAGAAGCACGAATTACAATGGAAGAAATTAAAAAACGTGATCCAAACTCACTAGAAGTATTGCCCTATGCACGTACTTATTATGAGCTTCGTCACTTGTACGGCGAAGGTCTGGATAAAAGATCTCACGGTGAAAGCTTTCTTGATTTATTTCAAGCGCGGTTTAAACCCGATGGCTTCTACATACTTGACGAGCCCGAGGCACCGTTGTCGCCGAACAGGCAACTTAGTTTGCTGGCCATGTTGCATGATATGGCCAACGAAGGGGCGAAGTTTCTAATCTCGACTCACTCCCCGATTCTCATGGCCTATCCCGGCGCGGATTTGTATGAGATCCAGGATGGCGAACTTGTTAATCGCTCGTTTGATGAGATTGAACATGTTCAGTTAACGCGAAACTTTTTGAATGAACCTGGGAGATATTTACGGCATTTGTTGGATTGA
- a CDS encoding serine hydrolase domain-containing protein, which yields MRRNAMYFSMAAVLTTTLLFNTGAATNAANGKIHSPTSEKHDSKILTSKPHPKFTWGNSGPSSPVLHPGSVKGAGMMEGPLLEIDSVMDGLIENGTMPGAVTFVARRGHIVQHEAYGHAVLYQDDTGTEVDNPISMDKDTIFDLASISKIFTTTAAMILYEDGHFNLDDSVATHIPEFAQNGKGDVTIRQLMTHTSGFTAWVPLHTIGDSREDRLQYVFQYPLANSPGTKYTYSDLNMITLGEIIERISGKRLDEYVKENITKPLNMKDTMYNPSEKLKKRIAATEYQPEINRGLVWGEVHDENAWSLDGVAGHAGVFSTANDLAKLAHMYVNDGRYGSKQLLKPETVQLLVENQIPEFPGNEHGLGWELSQIWYMDGLSEASTLGHTGYTGTSIVINKNNDTIAILLTNRVHPTRSTVSTNPARRQFARQVADAIPVSMPNKKDGAWFSGYGGLLDRSLTAEVNLDTDATLSFDTWYRTERGYDFGVVEVSSDGVNWDTVVDPFTGSSGDWQSAEARIPAGTTHIRFRYDTDTYNNGRGWYVANLKLTGLGNKNLLLDVSGDGWTKRNY from the coding sequence ATGCGACGCAATGCAATGTACTTTTCGATGGCTGCGGTCTTAACCACTACATTACTATTCAATACAGGGGCCGCTACGAATGCTGCAAATGGAAAGATTCATAGTCCTACTAGCGAAAAGCATGACAGTAAGATCCTAACCTCAAAACCGCATCCTAAATTTACTTGGGGTAATTCTGGTCCATCATCCCCGGTTCTTCATCCCGGATCAGTTAAAGGTGCCGGCATGATGGAAGGACCATTACTGGAGATTGATTCAGTTATGGATGGACTGATTGAAAATGGCACAATGCCAGGTGCGGTAACGTTTGTCGCAAGACGCGGACACATTGTACAACATGAAGCCTATGGGCACGCTGTATTGTATCAAGATGACACCGGAACAGAGGTGGATAACCCCATTTCTATGGACAAGGATACAATATTCGATCTTGCTTCTATCAGTAAAATCTTTACAACTACTGCCGCAATGATTCTTTATGAAGACGGCCACTTTAATTTGGATGATTCGGTGGCAACCCATATACCCGAGTTTGCACAAAATGGAAAAGGCGATGTAACAATCCGTCAATTGATGACACATACTTCAGGTTTTACTGCTTGGGTTCCCTTGCACACGATTGGAGATAGCCGGGAAGATCGCCTACAGTACGTGTTTCAATATCCATTGGCAAATTCACCAGGAACGAAATACACATATAGCGATTTGAACATGATTACTTTAGGAGAAATTATTGAACGAATTTCCGGCAAACGTCTGGATGAATACGTTAAAGAAAATATTACCAAGCCTCTCAATATGAAGGATACGATGTACAACCCTTCTGAAAAACTGAAAAAACGTATTGCCGCAACAGAATATCAGCCAGAGATAAACAGAGGACTTGTCTGGGGCGAAGTTCATGATGAAAATGCATGGTCACTTGATGGCGTTGCGGGACATGCCGGGGTTTTCTCTACCGCAAATGATTTGGCAAAACTTGCACATATGTATGTAAATGATGGGCGCTACGGAAGCAAACAGCTGCTTAAGCCTGAAACAGTTCAATTGTTGGTTGAAAATCAAATACCTGAATTCCCTGGAAATGAACACGGCTTAGGATGGGAACTTTCTCAAATCTGGTATATGGATGGATTATCAGAAGCCTCAACACTTGGACATACTGGCTATACGGGAACATCAATTGTCATTAATAAAAACAATGACACAATTGCTATATTATTGACCAATCGCGTTCACCCGACTCGTTCAACTGTTTCAACCAACCCTGCCAGACGGCAGTTCGCTAGGCAAGTTGCTGATGCCATCCCTGTTTCTATGCCGAACAAAAAAGATGGCGCATGGTTCTCGGGATATGGTGGTCTATTGGATAGAAGCCTAACTGCAGAAGTCAATCTGGATACGGACGCTACACTTTCATTTGACACTTGGTATCGAACAGAACGTGGCTATGACTTTGGAGTTGTTGAGGTGTCGAGTGATGGTGTGAATTGGGATACTGTAGTGGATCCATTTACAGGTAGCAGCGGTGATTGGCAATCCGCTGAAGCACGAATCCCTGCAGGCACTACCCACATCCGCTTCCGATATGATACAGACACTTATAATAATGGGCGCGGCTGGTATGTAGCCAATCTCAAGCTAACAGGACTAGGTAACAAAAACTTGCTACTTGATGTAAGCGGTGATGGCTGGACAAAACGTAATTATTAA